Proteins encoded within one genomic window of Acidithiobacillus sp. AMEEHan:
- a CDS encoding DUF465 domain-containing protein, which produces MESEHQDLATEFPELAARISTLRVNHPHFAKRLAEFDALTAEIEHIERNDAASGSSSLEEMKKQRLALKDELYRILQSES; this is translated from the coding sequence ATGGAAAGCGAACATCAGGATCTAGCAACGGAATTTCCGGAACTTGCAGCACGCATCAGCACCCTCCGCGTCAATCATCCCCACTTTGCTAAACGCTTGGCCGAGTTCGACGCCTTGACGGCCGAGATCGAGCACATCGAGCGGAATGACGCTGCCTCCGGCAGCAGTTCCCTGGAGGAAATGAAGAAACAGCGTCTCGCCCTCAAGGACGAGCTCTATCGGATCCTGCAGTCGGAAAGTTGA
- a CDS encoding phospholipase D-like domain-containing protein: MLYIEPNAGVQPVLQIIRDARRELDIGVYYLNDRKILAALANAQERGVRVRVIIAAKPYGMKPWQVQKEERAIAATGVQWKTAPYRFTSHGEHYAFYHAKYCANGHEAEIGSANFSWSAFHHNREYLYVTRDPAIVSAVHAVFDADWDNRRAPQESAERLVLSPGHSLGPILDVIRQPGAIAIESEELGPYRPILDALAAKGSELRLLLPATLNPDDLQNVELLRQHGCQVRFLPSKPLYLHAKMIVGTNLAFVGSENFSQTSLEDNREMGVLLRSAAVSTLQQQFDADWQQGQEHPEHAAQTPASDTHHLPNGMGWAIGKAVVEGGRLVVDAAGDALRHAR; the protein is encoded by the coding sequence ATGCTCTACATCGAACCCAACGCGGGCGTGCAACCGGTGCTCCAAATCATTCGCGATGCGCGCCGCGAACTGGACATTGGTGTCTATTACCTGAATGATCGGAAAATCCTCGCGGCGCTGGCAAACGCCCAGGAACGAGGGGTGCGAGTGCGGGTGATCATCGCCGCCAAGCCCTACGGCATGAAGCCGTGGCAGGTACAGAAAGAAGAGCGCGCCATAGCCGCGACGGGAGTGCAGTGGAAAACGGCGCCCTATCGCTTCACCTCCCATGGTGAGCACTACGCTTTCTACCACGCCAAATATTGCGCCAATGGCCATGAAGCAGAAATCGGCAGCGCCAATTTCAGTTGGTCGGCCTTTCACCACAACCGGGAATATCTGTATGTCACCCGAGATCCCGCCATTGTCTCGGCAGTGCATGCGGTTTTCGACGCTGACTGGGACAATCGGCGCGCGCCCCAAGAGAGCGCAGAGCGTCTGGTCCTTTCCCCCGGCCACAGTCTCGGGCCCATCCTCGACGTCATTCGGCAGCCAGGGGCCATTGCCATAGAAAGCGAGGAACTCGGGCCCTATCGTCCCATTCTCGATGCGTTGGCCGCCAAGGGTAGCGAGCTGCGTCTCCTGCTGCCGGCGACGCTGAATCCCGATGATCTGCAGAATGTCGAACTCCTGCGCCAGCACGGTTGCCAGGTGCGCTTCTTGCCAAGCAAACCGCTCTATCTCCACGCCAAGATGATCGTGGGCACCAATCTGGCCTTCGTGGGCTCCGAGAATTTCAGCCAGACCAGTTTGGAAGACAACCGGGAGATGGGGGTCTTGCTCCGCAGTGCGGCCGTCTCCACCCTGCAGCAGCAGTTCGACGCCGACTGGCAGCAAGGGCAGGAGCATCCGGAACATGCCGCCCAGACACCTGCGTCAGACACCCATCATTTACCAAATGGCATGGGTTGGGCCATAGGCAAGGCGGTCGTCGAAGGCGGGCGATTGGTCGTGGATGCAGCCGGTGACGCCTTACGCCACGCGCGTTAG
- a CDS encoding bifunctional YncE family protein/alkaline phosphatase family protein: protein MYDNAGGIAAPSLIPERDNRDLLAPVTVNAANRDWVTHVLPTGRIVSPVGTVNGTPNFAANVVPLGTGVVAVLANGATAAQTVTLYDTQSLKPVAQVAAYKKEPEAKDAAVAKDSTPIGHQSFYQGITPGPDDTFFTAGGASNDVVQFRYHDGKVELLRRYPLQWQPFPKDQYPYYYQGEHRANEPRLFYPDAVVLGPRQRHLFVTGMLSNSIARIDLQTGQTEYRNVGPYPFAMTLADGGKSLVVSLWGADAVAVLDPETFRLLGTVAVGPQTGPDHYAAGVHPTALVAAPEGPDVYVALANVDQVAKVDSRSLQLKGVLNDSPYPDAPPGSYPNALAIAQGKLFVANAGNNDVAVYDLATGKALGLIPTAWYPTGMTATDDALYVVAAKGLGTGPNVQHQWVGTMMGGVLQKIPLADLAAKLPEWTTAALHNDGFSPQQQAARRAEDAKTTAFLRKRIQYVVFILRENKTFDEDLGDYRPAGVWADPKLDLYGEKELPNLYALASRNTLFVNFMADGEVTAQGHQWTTAASDSDFVQRTWPMYYSGRGLVGNPGWTQPLIPVGEPGKPDFHPSSDNPYSIYRNLSALGKWSNPWISYPQRLFLFNDLLHHHVSFEDFGEFVSRSQEGNISPAMKKHLATDFPGWDRMLLDTQREQLAENWLKAHPGAKFPRFIYIWLPDDHTAGRSPCYYTPDYYVANNDYATAKFIHYLSTTPEWKHMVVFLTEDDAQSGADHINAHRTFALAMGPWVKKGFLETNLYSQVNILKTTEAILDLPPMSQWDQNASVFSGIWTDHPDFAPTPKPIPIQVPLAFNPGQCGDIKLLRREAGMAGHSLSGAWFRRHQNELGAQLPPPAKDVSYSPTTLLKVPGPEQMKQEWIASKGVKSYEQVMAYLQKMAAAHHAPLAAYQAGEDE, encoded by the coding sequence GTGTACGACAATGCCGGCGGGATTGCGGCGCCGTCCTTGATCCCTGAGCGGGACAACCGCGATTTGCTGGCGCCGGTTACGGTGAATGCCGCCAATCGCGACTGGGTTACCCATGTCCTGCCCACAGGGCGCATTGTTTCGCCGGTCGGGACTGTCAACGGGACCCCAAACTTTGCCGCCAATGTCGTGCCTCTGGGTACGGGCGTGGTGGCGGTGCTCGCCAATGGTGCCACGGCGGCGCAGACCGTTACCCTCTATGACACTCAGAGCCTCAAGCCTGTTGCGCAAGTAGCAGCCTATAAGAAAGAGCCGGAGGCGAAGGACGCGGCTGTTGCCAAGGATTCCACTCCCATCGGTCACCAGAGTTTTTACCAAGGCATTACCCCCGGCCCCGATGACACCTTCTTTACCGCCGGTGGCGCGAGCAACGACGTGGTGCAATTCCGTTACCACGACGGCAAGGTCGAGCTACTGCGCCGCTATCCCTTGCAATGGCAGCCTTTTCCCAAGGACCAATACCCCTACTACTACCAGGGCGAGCATCGCGCCAATGAGCCGCGCCTGTTCTATCCCGATGCCGTCGTCCTCGGGCCGCGGCAGCGGCATCTCTTCGTGACTGGGATGCTGAGCAACAGCATTGCCCGCATCGATTTGCAGACCGGGCAGACGGAGTATCGGAATGTCGGGCCCTATCCCTTCGCCATGACTCTGGCGGATGGCGGCAAGAGCTTGGTGGTGAGCCTCTGGGGAGCCGATGCCGTGGCGGTGCTGGATCCGGAGACTTTCCGACTCTTGGGTACGGTGGCAGTGGGACCCCAGACCGGCCCCGATCACTATGCCGCCGGGGTCCATCCCACGGCCTTGGTCGCTGCTCCGGAGGGGCCGGATGTGTACGTTGCCCTCGCCAATGTCGACCAAGTGGCCAAGGTGGACAGTCGCAGTCTGCAACTCAAAGGCGTACTCAACGACAGCCCGTATCCCGATGCGCCGCCGGGGTCCTATCCCAATGCCCTCGCCATTGCCCAAGGCAAGCTCTTCGTTGCCAATGCCGGCAACAACGACGTCGCGGTCTATGATCTGGCCACTGGCAAGGCCTTGGGGCTGATTCCCACGGCCTGGTATCCCACCGGAATGACGGCCACGGACGATGCCCTCTACGTGGTAGCTGCCAAGGGCCTGGGGACCGGCCCCAACGTCCAGCACCAGTGGGTGGGGACGATGATGGGCGGCGTGCTGCAGAAGATTCCTCTTGCGGACCTTGCCGCCAAGCTACCCGAGTGGACTACGGCGGCCCTGCACAACGACGGCTTCAGCCCGCAACAGCAAGCGGCGCGCCGGGCTGAGGATGCCAAAACCACGGCTTTCCTACGCAAGCGCATCCAGTACGTGGTTTTCATCCTGCGGGAGAACAAGACCTTCGATGAGGACTTGGGCGATTACCGGCCGGCGGGGGTCTGGGCCGATCCCAAGCTCGATCTCTACGGCGAGAAAGAACTACCCAATCTCTATGCTCTCGCCAGTCGCAATACCCTCTTTGTGAATTTCATGGCTGATGGTGAGGTCACTGCCCAAGGACACCAATGGACAACGGCGGCCTCGGATTCCGACTTCGTGCAGCGCACTTGGCCCATGTATTACTCCGGCCGCGGGCTGGTGGGCAATCCCGGCTGGACCCAGCCTCTCATTCCCGTCGGCGAGCCGGGCAAGCCCGATTTCCATCCCAGCTCCGACAACCCCTACTCTATCTATCGCAATCTATCCGCCTTGGGCAAATGGAGTAATCCCTGGATCAGCTATCCGCAGCGGCTTTTTCTTTTCAACGATCTGCTGCATCATCACGTGTCCTTCGAGGATTTTGGCGAGTTCGTATCGCGTTCTCAGGAAGGCAACATCTCGCCAGCGATGAAAAAGCATCTGGCAACCGATTTCCCTGGTTGGGATCGAATGCTCTTGGATACCCAGCGCGAGCAACTGGCAGAGAACTGGCTCAAGGCCCATCCTGGCGCCAAGTTTCCGCGTTTCATCTATATCTGGTTACCCGACGATCACACTGCCGGACGCAGTCCCTGCTACTACACCCCGGACTATTATGTGGCCAACAACGATTACGCCACTGCCAAGTTCATTCATTACCTCTCCACCACCCCCGAGTGGAAACACATGGTGGTGTTCCTCACCGAGGATGACGCCCAGTCCGGCGCCGACCACATCAATGCGCACCGTACCTTTGCTTTGGCCATGGGGCCTTGGGTCAAAAAGGGTTTTCTGGAAACCAATCTCTACTCCCAGGTGAACATCCTGAAGACGACGGAGGCCATCCTCGACCTGCCGCCGATGTCGCAGTGGGACCAGAATGCGAGCGTCTTCAGCGGAATTTGGACCGACCATCCGGACTTTGCTCCCACGCCCAAGCCCATTCCCATTCAGGTGCCCTTAGCCTTCAATCCCGGGCAATGCGGCGATATCAAACTCTTACGTCGGGAAGCCGGTATGGCCGGTCACTCCCTGAGTGGCGCCTGGTTCCGTCGTCATCAGAATGAGCTTGGTGCCCAGTTACCACCGCCGGCCAAGGATGTCAGCTACAGCCCCACCACCTTACTTAAGGTGCCCGGCCCCGAGCAGATGAAGCAGGAGTGGATTGCGAGTAAAGGGGTGAAGTCCTATGAGCAGGTCATGGCCTACCTGCAGAAGATGGCGGCGGCCCATCACGCACCCCTCGCGGCTTATCAGGCGGGGGAGGACGAGTAG
- a CDS encoding branched-chain amino acid transaminase, translating into MADRDGFIWFDGQLVPWREATVHGLTHSLHYGLGCFEGERAYATERGAAIFRLPEHTKRLFNSAKILQMDAPFTPEEINAATKEVIRANRLESAYIRPLFFYGAEGMGLSARGLKVHALIAAWPWGSYLGQEALERGIRVKISSFSRHHVNIHLCKAKASGNYMNSMLAHREAHHAGYDEALLLDREGYVAEGSGENIFMVRDGILYTPTLTSALEGITRDTILRFARDAGIPIVEKQLTRDEFYIADEAFFTGTAAEVTPIREIDDRKIGNGRRGPITEALQQRYFDTVAGRRDDHPEWLHYVD; encoded by the coding sequence ATGGCAGATCGTGATGGATTCATTTGGTTCGATGGTCAGCTGGTGCCCTGGCGCGAGGCGACGGTGCACGGCCTGACCCACAGTCTGCACTACGGTCTGGGCTGCTTCGAAGGCGAACGCGCCTACGCTACGGAGCGCGGTGCGGCCATCTTCCGACTGCCCGAGCACACCAAGCGCCTTTTCAACAGCGCCAAAATCCTGCAGATGGACGCACCCTTCACCCCGGAAGAGATCAACGCCGCAACCAAGGAAGTGATTCGCGCCAATCGTCTCGAATCGGCCTACATTCGCCCCCTCTTCTTCTACGGCGCCGAAGGCATGGGCCTGTCGGCGCGCGGGCTCAAGGTGCATGCCCTCATTGCCGCCTGGCCCTGGGGCAGCTACTTGGGGCAGGAAGCCCTGGAGCGCGGCATTCGCGTCAAGATCAGCTCCTTCAGTCGGCATCATGTCAACATTCACCTGTGCAAGGCCAAGGCGAGTGGCAACTACATGAACTCCATGCTGGCGCACCGCGAAGCCCATCATGCCGGCTACGACGAGGCCCTGCTCCTCGACCGCGAAGGCTATGTCGCCGAGGGTTCTGGCGAGAACATCTTCATGGTCCGCGACGGCATCCTCTACACCCCGACCCTGACCAGCGCCCTCGAAGGCATCACCCGCGATACCATCCTGCGCTTTGCCCGCGATGCCGGTATTCCCATTGTCGAGAAGCAGCTCACCCGCGACGAATTCTACATTGCCGACGAGGCCTTCTTTACCGGAACGGCGGCCGAGGTGACCCCGATCCGCGAAATCGACGACCGCAAAATCGGCAATGGCCGCCGCGGCCCCATCACCGAGGCCCTGCAGCAGCGCTATTTCGACACCGTTGCGGGCCGGCGCGATGACCATCCGGAGTGGTTGCACTATGTCGACTGA
- a CDS encoding zinc-finger domain-containing protein, whose product MSTEVANEIHCCAKGFVEIDPKELPLACPRPAGGSWNGHPRVFLKIEETGEARCPYCGTLYLLKGGPLAKSGH is encoded by the coding sequence ATGTCGACTGAGGTTGCCAACGAAATCCACTGCTGTGCAAAGGGGTTCGTCGAGATCGACCCCAAGGAGCTCCCCCTCGCCTGCCCACGCCCGGCAGGCGGGTCCTGGAATGGACACCCGCGGGTATTCCTGAAAATAGAGGAGACCGGCGAGGCGCGTTGCCCCTACTGCGGCACACTGTATCTGCTCAAAGGTGGCCCGCTCGCCAAGAGCGGGCACTAG
- the dsbD gene encoding protein-disulfide reductase DsbD: MRVGNSGGWQRSWWELRSRLGASVLALLVLCCALWGSTALAGQFLSPDQAFRFSAESAGAGRLALQWRVAPGYHLYRSMVRVQLAPSNVQMGKLQLPPGKLLDDPAFGKVQVLEGDNRVLLPYRIQGPAPKEIQVTSEFQGCANAGVCYPQQKKTISVSLAPEVLAESAPLASSSSSAATSSSLLSSPASPPQNNAQSLARSLRESFGWTLVLFFVSGLGLAFTPCVFPMIPILSGIIVGQKERPGRTRAFALSLAYVLGMALTYTIAGIAAALTGAYLQAFFQSPWVIGAFALIFLLLALSMFGFYDLQMPSAIQSRLSRVGKGGHLFSSFIMGILSALIVGPCVAAPLAGGLLFVSQTGNVLLGALALFALGLGMGVPLLVIGTSAGHFLPKAGAWMDGIKAIFGVLMLGVAIWFLSRILPGSVTLLLWALLAIFSGVYLRALEPAATGGWNLFRKALGVTLLAYGLVMGVGALQGQSDPLHPLAVNTSSPASSNNAVELSFQVVKSPAALQAALQTARGKPVLVDYWASWCVECARMDQIAFRDPAVKKALAGYTLIRVDVTASDANSQALLKRYQLAGPPAFIHIDRSGQVAAVQEGYLGPDAFLRWLDRSSRQ, translated from the coding sequence ATGAGAGTAGGGAATTCAGGCGGATGGCAGAGATCCTGGTGGGAGCTTCGATCTCGTCTGGGAGCCAGTGTGTTGGCCCTGCTGGTGCTCTGCTGCGCGCTTTGGGGCAGCACAGCCTTGGCGGGGCAGTTTCTTTCGCCGGATCAGGCGTTCCGCTTTTCCGCCGAGAGCGCTGGCGCAGGGCGTCTGGCCCTCCAATGGAGGGTGGCGCCTGGTTATCATCTCTATCGTTCCATGGTCCGGGTGCAACTGGCGCCAAGCAATGTCCAGATGGGGAAATTGCAACTGCCGCCGGGCAAGCTGCTCGATGACCCGGCCTTTGGCAAGGTGCAGGTGCTAGAAGGCGACAATCGGGTCCTCCTGCCTTACCGCATTCAGGGGCCGGCGCCAAAGGAAATCCAGGTAACTAGCGAATTCCAGGGTTGCGCCAACGCCGGTGTCTGCTATCCACAGCAGAAAAAGACCATCAGCGTTTCTCTCGCCCCAGAAGTTCTCGCAGAGAGCGCACCGTTGGCTTCCTCCAGCAGTAGTGCAGCGACCAGCTCATCCCTGCTGAGTTCACCAGCAAGTCCTCCGCAGAACAATGCCCAGAGCCTCGCCAGATCCTTGCGAGAAAGCTTTGGCTGGACCCTGGTGCTGTTTTTTGTGTCGGGGCTGGGTCTGGCCTTTACTCCTTGCGTATTTCCGATGATCCCGATCCTGTCCGGCATCATCGTGGGCCAAAAGGAGCGGCCGGGGCGTACCCGCGCTTTCGCCTTGTCGCTGGCTTATGTTTTGGGTATGGCCCTGACCTACACCATTGCTGGTATTGCGGCAGCCTTGACGGGCGCCTATCTACAGGCCTTTTTCCAAAGCCCGTGGGTAATCGGCGCCTTTGCTCTGATTTTCCTGCTGCTGGCATTGTCGATGTTCGGTTTTTATGATTTGCAGATGCCCTCTGCCATCCAGAGCCGCTTATCCCGCGTTGGCAAGGGTGGGCATCTCTTCAGCAGCTTCATCATGGGCATTTTGTCGGCGCTGATTGTCGGCCCGTGCGTGGCTGCACCGCTCGCGGGCGGTCTGCTTTTCGTGTCGCAAACCGGAAATGTGCTGCTCGGTGCTTTGGCGCTGTTCGCGCTGGGTCTGGGAATGGGCGTGCCACTGCTGGTCATCGGCACCTCTGCCGGACATTTTTTGCCCAAGGCCGGTGCCTGGATGGATGGCATCAAGGCGATTTTTGGGGTCTTGATGCTGGGCGTAGCGATCTGGTTCTTGAGCCGGATCCTGCCAGGCAGCGTTACCTTACTGCTCTGGGCGTTGCTGGCAATATTTTCTGGGGTCTACCTGCGCGCCCTCGAGCCTGCGGCTACGGGGGGATGGAATCTGTTTCGCAAGGCCTTGGGCGTTACCCTACTGGCCTATGGACTGGTGATGGGGGTCGGAGCCTTGCAGGGGCAGTCCGACCCTCTGCATCCCTTGGCTGTCAATACTTCTAGCCCGGCGTCCAGTAACAACGCTGTCGAATTGTCGTTTCAGGTGGTCAAAAGTCCCGCGGCCTTGCAAGCCGCCTTGCAGACCGCCCGAGGGAAGCCGGTGTTGGTGGATTATTGGGCCAGTTGGTGCGTGGAATGCGCGCGTATGGACCAGATTGCCTTTCGTGATCCCGCGGTGAAAAAGGCCTTGGCAGGGTATACGCTCATTCGGGTGGACGTGACGGCTAGCGATGCCAATAGCCAGGCGTTGCTGAAACGCTATCAACTGGCGGGACCTCCTGCCTTCATTCACATCGACCGCAGTGGGCAGGTGGCTGCTGTACAGGAAGGATATCTGGGCCCAGATGCCTTTTTGCGCTGGCTGGACAGGTCTTCCCGACAGTGA
- the cutA gene encoding divalent-cation tolerance protein CutA: MAEEMIVVLCSLPGDAAAEQLAGILVEEKLAACVQVLPAMQSVFFWEGQVRVAAEKLLLCKTFASRYSALEQRLTALHPYDVPEILALPVTAALTSYRGWMGDVLRG, from the coding sequence ATGGCAGAAGAAATGATCGTGGTGCTCTGTTCGCTGCCGGGAGACGCAGCTGCTGAACAGCTCGCCGGGATTTTGGTAGAGGAGAAACTCGCCGCTTGCGTGCAGGTCTTGCCGGCCATGCAGTCGGTGTTTTTCTGGGAAGGGCAGGTACGAGTCGCGGCAGAAAAGCTGTTGCTTTGTAAAACCTTCGCGAGCCGCTACTCTGCCTTGGAGCAGCGCTTGACTGCGTTGCACCCCTACGATGTCCCGGAAATTCTGGCACTTCCCGTTACCGCCGCGCTCACCTCCTATCGTGGCTGGATGGGGGACGTGCTCCGTGGATGA
- a CDS encoding ArsI/CadI family heavy metal resistance metalloenzyme, with protein MKRFHVHLAVTDLNASIRYYSALFASEPSVLKEDYAKWMLEDPRVNFAISQRGARPGLDHLGFQVESDEELDEINQRLAAAELPSIEESNTSCCYSRSNKYWSTDPQGVAWEAFHSLSSIPTFNDKFSVVGEAAACCSPKRPAEKTCCS; from the coding sequence ATGAAAAGATTTCATGTTCATCTCGCCGTAACGGACCTCAATGCCAGCATCCGCTACTACAGCGCGCTGTTCGCTAGCGAGCCTAGCGTGTTGAAAGAAGACTATGCCAAGTGGATGCTCGAAGATCCTCGCGTGAACTTTGCCATATCCCAACGGGGAGCCCGCCCAGGCCTGGACCACCTCGGCTTTCAAGTGGAGTCGGATGAAGAATTAGATGAAATCAATCAGCGTTTGGCAGCGGCGGAGTTGCCATCTATCGAGGAATCCAATACCTCATGCTGTTACTCACGATCGAATAAATACTGGTCGACTGATCCGCAGGGGGTTGCTTGGGAAGCTTTTCACTCGCTAAGCAGTATCCCGACATTCAACGATAAATTTTCTGTAGTGGGGGAAGCCGCAGCATGCTGTTCGCCCAAGCGGCCAGCGGAAAAAACCTGCTGTTCATGA
- a CDS encoding metalloregulator ArsR/SmtB family transcription factor, producing MNDDLAVSALAALAQKNRLAIFRRLVVEGAQGLTPSDLSDELKLPPPTLSFHLKELLWSGLLHSQKDGRSIRYRVNFSTMNELLQYLVENCCQGSSCDLVSEKLCQADHRGVKGQ from the coding sequence CTGAACGATGACCTTGCGGTTAGTGCGCTCGCAGCCTTGGCGCAGAAGAATCGTCTGGCGATTTTCCGGCGGCTAGTTGTCGAGGGGGCCCAAGGGCTCACGCCAAGTGATCTCAGCGACGAGCTCAAGCTCCCCCCGCCCACGCTATCATTCCACCTCAAGGAATTGCTTTGGTCTGGATTGCTGCACAGCCAGAAGGACGGGCGATCCATTCGCTATCGGGTAAATTTCAGTACTATGAATGAGTTGCTACAATACCTTGTCGAAAACTGCTGCCAGGGAAGCTCTTGCGATTTGGTGAGCGAAAAGCTGTGCCAGGCAGACCATAGAGGAGTAAAGGGTCAATGA
- a CDS encoding MFS transporter yields MDRTATKLDVIDNLNNAPISFFHLRAAFTAGMGFFTDAYDLFIIGSALVYIKPQWHLGTDQIALLGSASLVAAFLGAFVFGRLADVVGRKRIYGMEALLMAIGALACAFAPSFLWLLVFRVILGIGIGGDYPMSAVLMAEYANAKKRGAMTSMVFGMQGLGLAFGPIVALTLEASGLPPDSVWRIMLGLGALPPLAVLYLRRTMPESPRYKALVRGDVDEAANDMAVYSSGQLQSKVEQKIKPKRISLGEMLSNPKYLILILGTGGAWFLNDYAFYGNAISTPEILKLVAPTSNQLAGSAWALMIFAIFAIPGYLASIFFMDAVGHKRLQMIGFAVMAAAFAAIALVPGITSEVAPFLILYGISFFFIEFGPNCTTFVMPAEVFPTSIRTTGHGMAAGIGKFGAFVGTFVFPFISAAGGVKGVMLFSAGVSVVGVILTKLTLPEPSGKTLEEISGESSISVPAGIASNPSV; encoded by the coding sequence ATGGACCGTACAGCAACCAAGCTCGATGTAATCGACAACCTCAATAACGCCCCTATCAGTTTCTTTCACCTTCGCGCCGCCTTCACCGCGGGTATGGGCTTCTTCACCGACGCCTATGATTTGTTCATCATCGGATCTGCCCTGGTGTATATCAAGCCACAATGGCATCTGGGTACTGACCAAATCGCCCTCCTCGGCAGCGCCTCACTAGTAGCCGCTTTTCTTGGCGCCTTCGTCTTCGGCCGGTTGGCTGACGTCGTGGGCCGCAAACGCATTTATGGTATGGAAGCCCTGCTCATGGCGATTGGTGCCCTTGCCTGTGCTTTCGCTCCCAGTTTTCTGTGGCTCCTCGTGTTCCGCGTCATTCTCGGCATTGGTATCGGTGGTGACTACCCCATGAGTGCCGTGCTGATGGCAGAGTACGCCAATGCCAAAAAACGTGGCGCTATGACCTCGATGGTTTTCGGCATGCAGGGTCTGGGTCTGGCCTTTGGTCCTATTGTGGCATTGACTTTGGAAGCTTCTGGACTTCCGCCAGACTCCGTCTGGCGAATCATGTTGGGTTTGGGCGCACTGCCGCCCCTTGCCGTACTCTATCTACGGCGCACCATGCCGGAATCACCGCGCTACAAAGCCTTGGTTCGAGGTGACGTCGACGAGGCAGCCAATGATATGGCGGTGTACTCTTCTGGGCAGCTGCAATCAAAGGTGGAGCAGAAAATCAAGCCCAAGCGTATCAGTCTTGGCGAAATGCTGAGCAATCCCAAGTATCTGATCCTCATTTTGGGTACGGGTGGCGCATGGTTCCTCAATGACTACGCCTTTTACGGAAATGCCATCTCCACGCCTGAAATCCTGAAACTGGTTGCTCCGACATCTAACCAACTTGCAGGGAGTGCATGGGCGTTGATGATCTTTGCCATTTTCGCCATTCCAGGGTACTTAGCATCGATCTTCTTCATGGATGCAGTGGGTCATAAGCGGCTCCAAATGATCGGCTTTGCAGTCATGGCAGCGGCATTTGCCGCAATTGCCTTGGTGCCCGGGATTACCAGCGAGGTTGCTCCCTTCCTCATCCTGTACGGAATCAGCTTCTTTTTCATCGAGTTTGGACCCAACTGCACAACCTTCGTTATGCCCGCAGAAGTGTTCCCAACCAGCATCCGGACTACAGGCCATGGTATGGCTGCCGGCATTGGCAAATTCGGGGCTTTTGTAGGCACCTTCGTGTTTCCCTTCATCAGCGCTGCCGGAGGCGTCAAAGGTGTCATGCTCTTTTCGGCAGGGGTATCGGTAGTCGGTGTCATCCTTACCAAACTGACTTTGCCAGAACCCAGCGGTAAGACTTTGGAAGAGATCAGTGGGGAAAGTAGCATTTCAGTGCCTGCGGGTATTGCTTCCAACCCTAGTGTCTAA
- a CDS encoding winged helix-turn-helix domain-containing protein, with protein sequence MSHKVSDKSKSSKSPLVIYEKDMMVFIYGKAIKISTPNFRLLYYLYKNRYRVISLEELNDLFHYPRDKINTVVVRIYRLRKVLSEYHAESWIEAVRGVGYRLLLPD encoded by the coding sequence ATGAGTCACAAAGTAAGTGATAAATCAAAATCTTCAAAATCCCCTCTGGTGATTTATGAGAAGGATATGATGGTTTTCATTTATGGAAAAGCAATAAAAATATCAACGCCAAATTTTAGGCTTCTCTATTATCTATATAAAAACAGGTACCGAGTAATCTCTTTGGAAGAGCTAAATGATTTATTTCATTATCCGCGCGACAAGATAAATACCGTGGTTGTTCGTATCTATCGGTTAAGAAAAGTACTGAGCGAGTATCATGCGGAAAGCTGGATAGAAGCAGTTAGAGGAGTGGGTTATCGATTATTACTGCCTGACTAA